From one Neofelis nebulosa isolate mNeoNeb1 chromosome 4, mNeoNeb1.pri, whole genome shotgun sequence genomic stretch:
- the LOC131510021 gene encoding small ubiquitin-related modifier 1-like, whose amino-acid sequence MSDQEAKPSTEDLWDKKVGEHIKLKVIGQDSSEIQFKVKMTTHLNKLKTSYCQRQSVPMNSLRFLFEDQRSADNYTPKEIGMEEDVIEVYQEQ is encoded by the coding sequence ATGTCTGACCAGGAGGCAAAACCTTCAACTGAGGACTTGTGGGATAAGAAGGTAGGAGAACACATTAAACTGAAAGTCATTGGACAGGATAGCAGTGAGATTCAGTTCAAAGTGAAAATGACAACACACCTCAATAAACTCAAAACATCATACTGCCAAAGACAGAGTGTTCCAATGAATTCACTCAGGTTTCTCTTTGAAGATCAGAGAAGTGCTGATAATTACACTCCAAAAGAAATTGGAATGGAGGAAGATGTGATTGAAGTTTATCAGGAACAATGA